AGGCTCTTCGCAAGACCGCATCGCACCTGGTGAGGTGGGTTCCGGATCAGCGCGGCACGGCGTGCAGATGCCGAACCCGGACGGCCTCGACCGCACGGGAGGCCAACGACGCTGCCGCGCGAAGCACTATGGACAGCACTAGGTCAGCAGGAGCATTCATGACTCTCGGTAACAGGTTGACCCGCCTCGCGGCGGCGTCCGGCGCTACCGCGGTGGCCACGGCCGCGCTCGTCGGTTTCGCGGGAGTCCCCGCCCAGGCCCACGGGACGTTCGCCGGCCCGGTCAGCCGCGTCTACTCCTGCTACCTGGAGAACCCCGAAGCACCGAAGTCGGCGGCGTGCAAGGCCGCGGTGGCGGTCAGCGGGACGCAGGCGTTCTACGACTGGACCGAGGTCAACATCGCGAACGCGGCCGGCAACCACCAGGCGCTGATCCCCGACGGCAAGCTCTGCAGCGCCGGCCGGGCCAAGTACGCCGGCCTCGACCTGGCCCGTTCCGACTGGACCGCGACGAAGTTGCCGACGAGCGGCTCCTTCACGTTCTCGTTCAAGGCGACCGCGCAGCACAAGGGCCGGTTCGACCTCTACGTCACGAACAGCACGTACCGGCCCACCCAGCCGCTGAGGTGGTCGAACCTGGAGGCCACCCCGTTCCTCTCGGTCACTGACCCGGTCGCGGTCAACGGTGCGTACCAGCTGACCGGCCGGCTGCCCGCCGGTAAGACCGGTCGCCACCTCGTCTACGGGATCTGGCAGCGTTCGGACAGCCCGGAGGCGTTCTACGCCTGCTCGGACGTGGTGTTCGGGTCGGAGAGCAGCTCCGGAGGCGGCACCGTCGTCACGCCGACCACGCCGACCACGCCGGCGGCCACCGCCTCGGCGGCGCCGAGCAACTCGGCGTCTCCCAGCGCCTCCGCGTCGTCCTCGCCCGGCGGCTGCGGGACGTCGTCCGGTCACCACCACCACCGCCGCACCGACCCCAGCGCCACGGCGGTGCGCAAGGCCAGCAGCAACAGCACGCTCGCGCCGGCACTGACCGGCTCCCTCGGCACCGCGTTCCTGTTCGCGATGGGGACTGCTGCCCTCTTCGTCGGCCGCCGCTACATCGGCAAGCACCGCCACTGACCAGCTTCCGTCGCCGGTGCCCGGCCGGGTATCTGCCGATCGGCAGATACCCGGTCGGCTGCCCGGTCGAGATGCTGGTGACGTCGCCGCCCGACCGGGCGGGTCGCCCGAGGAGGTCACGATGTCCCTGGCTACCGCCATCCCGAGCAGCCGGTCCACGACGAACGAGGCTCACCTGGTGCCGCCGCCTCCGCGCCACGCGGTGCGGGCCGCCTACGCCGCCGCTGCTTCCGCCACGATCGGCTTTCTTCCGCTGCACGTGATCTGGGCGCTGGGCATTCCGCTCTTCGCCGACCCTGACCTGTTCCGGCCCTGGTACCAGGACGGCGGCGGCGTCTAT
This genomic window from Cryptosporangium minutisporangium contains:
- a CDS encoding lytic polysaccharide monooxygenase; protein product: MTLGNRLTRLAAASGATAVATAALVGFAGVPAQAHGTFAGPVSRVYSCYLENPEAPKSAACKAAVAVSGTQAFYDWTEVNIANAAGNHQALIPDGKLCSAGRAKYAGLDLARSDWTATKLPTSGSFTFSFKATAQHKGRFDLYVTNSTYRPTQPLRWSNLEATPFLSVTDPVAVNGAYQLTGRLPAGKTGRHLVYGIWQRSDSPEAFYACSDVVFGSESSSGGGTVVTPTTPTTPAATASAAPSNSASPSASASSSPGGCGTSSGHHHHRRTDPSATAVRKASSNSTLAPALTGSLGTAFLFAMGTAALFVGRRYIGKHRH